Part of the Acidimicrobiales bacterium genome is shown below.
GGTCCCGACGCCCACCATGGACGGGCGCTTGGCGTGCGCCGGTCCGAAGCCCGGGGTCCCCTCGACCGGGATGGCCTGAGTCACGGGTCCAGTTCTTAGTCGAAGGGGCCGCTACCGATCACATCGGCGCCGACCGGCTCCGGCGAGCCCGTGGAGGGGGCCATGGCCGACGGCAGGGGATGCTCGTGCACGACAGTCAAACGCCGGGTGGCGCGGGTCAAGGCGACGTAGAGGGCCCGCAGTCCCTGGGGCTCCTCGTCGACGATCGAGGCGGGCTCCACCACGACCACCGAGTCGAACTCGAGGCCCTTGACCACCTCGACGGGGACCACGGTGATGGCGAAGTCGAGCCCGTCCCGGCTGGCGTCGCCGAACGAGAGCCCGGCTCGGCTCAGCCCCTCGGCCAGCGCCGGCGCCAGCGAGCCGGGAGCGACCACTCCAACGGTGCCGCCCCGGACCAGGGCCGCCTCCCTGGCCGACCGCGCCACGACCTCGGCGACGAGGCCGCCCGGACCGGCGGCGACCACTGCCGGGGCCTCACCTGTCACCCGCACCGAGCGAGGTGGATCGACCCACGGTGCTGCCACCCGGAGGACGTGGCTCGACACCCTCATGACCTCGTCGGGCGTGCGGTAGTTGACGCTCAGTTCCACTGTCCGCGCCGCTCGTCCGGGTGCCAGGTGGGCCAGGACGTCCGTCCAGGCCTTGGGCGCAACCGGACCGGTCGCCTGGGCCAGGTCGCCGACGACGGTCATCGAGCCCGACAGCGAGCGGCGCGACACCATGCGCAGCTGCATGGGCGACAGGTCCTGGGCCTCGTCCACCACGATGTGGCCGTACGAGCGAAGGTCGTCCTCGCCACCGGACGACACCGGCCCGAGCAGCACGCGGGCCTCGTCGATGAGGGGGATGTCGGCGACCGACCAGGGGATCTCGTCCAGCGAGCTGCTCCTGGGGCGATGCAGGGCGCCCACCTCGGGATCGGCCAGCCCGGCTCTGCGGCCGGCGAGGCGCAAGAGGGCGGGCGCCCCGTAGAGGTCGTGCAGCAGCTCCTCGGGCCGCAGGCGGGGCCACATGCGGTCGAGCGCCTCGGCCAGGGCCGGCACCCGGCGGACCTCGCTGATGAACTCGTCGTCCTCCAGCTCGAAGCCCGCGACGCGGTCGGCGGCGCCAGCGCGCGCCAACGACTCCCGGTACTGGGCCAGCAGGCGGCGCCCCACGAGGGTCTCCAGCTGCCGCCGCCGGGAGTTGTGGGTGCCCGGACGCCGGCGGACCGCGGTCACCACCTCGGCCGAGACCTGGGCCGTGAAGCGGAGCACCGCAGACCCGAACGGCACCTCGACATCGCGGGTCAGCGCTCGTTGCCGGTCCCGCACCGCCCGGGCGATCAGCGTGGCCATCCGGATCTCGCCCTTCAGGGCGGCGGTGCCCGGGTCGTCCGATCCCCGGGCGTCGACGCCGGGTACCAGGCTCTCGGCCGTGCCGAGCACGACGCCGTTCTCACCGAGGGACGGCAGGACCTGCTCGATGTAGCGGAGGAAGACCCGGTTGGGCCCCACGACGAGCAGGCCCTGGCGCTCCAGAGGGAACCGGTGCGTGTACAGCAGGTAGGCGGCGCGATGAAGGGCGACCGCGGTCTTGCCTGTGCCCGGACCACCCTGGACGACGACCACACCGGGCAGCGGGGCTCGGATGATCTCGTCCTGCTCCCGCTGGACCGTCGCCACGATGTCACGCATGTGGCCGGAACGAGTCCGCTCGAGAGCCGCCAGCAGCGCTCCGGAGCCGACGCGACCCTCGGTGTCACCATCGGCCAGCCCGTCTTGGCCGCCCGGCTCCCCCGAGGGGAGCGTGAGGAGCTCGTCCTCGATGCCCAGCAGCCGCCGGCCGTCGGTCGAGAAGTGCCGCCGGCGGACGAGACCCATGGGGTGGCGGGCCGTCGCCCGATAGAAGGGCTCGGCGATCGGCGCCCGCCAGTCCACCACCAGCGGCTCGTGGTCGGCCCCGGAGACGGCCAGCCGGCCGATGTAGAACGTCTCACCGGCGCCGTCGGTGTCTTCGGGCCGGGCTCCCGGGCCGGCGGTGCCCGCGGGCCGGCCTCCCGGGCCGGCGGCCGCCCCGTCAGGGCCGGCCCGGTCGATCCGGCCGAAGCACAGGGCGTGGCGACCGATCTCCAGCTGGTCGAGCCGCTGGAGGCTGGAGCGGACGATCACGTCCCGCTCCTGCCTGGCCTGGTGGGTGCCGCCCTTGCCCTGGTCGAGAACCGCCTCCAACCGCCGGCGGGCGGCATCGCGCATAGCCGCCAGCCGCTCGTAGGCGTGGTCGATATAGGCCTGCTCGCTCTGGAGGTCGGGATGGGGCACCGGCAGGTCCCGGGTCGGTCCACCGTGGGCGGGACCGTCAACCCTAATACCGTTCAGCGTCGAAGCCGAATGCCGGGGGCGACTCCGCAGTCCGCGCAGGTAACGTCGCCGCGTGCCGCTCGAGGACTCCCCGTTCCTGCGGGCCTGCCGGTGCCGGCCCGTCGATCGAGTGCCGGTCTGGTTCATGCGCCAGGCTGGTCGGTCGCTTCCCGAGTACCGGGCGCTGCGCGGTGACGGAAGCGTCCTCGAGGCCATCGTCCAACCCGAGCTGGCCGCCGAGCTGACCCTCCAGCCGGTCAGGCGCTACGGCGTCGACGCCGCCATCCTGTTCTCGGACATCGTCGTCCCGGTGGCCGCCATCGGATTCGGCGTCGACGTGGTGCCGGGGGTGGGTCCGGTCGTGGACAGCCCCTTCTCGGGTCCGGCCGACCTGGCCCGCATCAGGCCCCTCGAGGCGGAGGAGGACATCCCCTACGTCCTCGACGCGGTGCGGCTCGTGGTGCAGGAGCTCAACGTGCCCCTCATCGGCTTCGCCGGAGGGCCGTTCACCGTGGCCAGCTACCTCATCGAAGGAGGGCCGCCGCGCACCTACACCCGCACCAAGACCCTGATGCGGACCGACCCGACGACCTGGGCACAGCTGGTGGAGCTGCTCGCCGACCAGGCCCTTGCGTCGCTGCGAGCTCAGGTGCTGGCCGGCGCCACCGCCATCCAGCTCTTCGACAGCTGGGTCGGTGTCCTGTCGCCGGACGACTATCGGGACCTGGTCCTGCCGGCCACCACGCGGATCTTCACCGGGCTGGCCGACCTGGGCGTGCCCCGCATCCACTTCGGGGTCGGCACCGGGGAGCTGCTGGCGCTCATGGCGACCGCCGGCGCCGACGTCGTCGGTGTCGACTGGCGGGTACCCCTGGACGCCGCCCGACAGCGCGTTGGACCACGGCGGGCGGTCCAGGGCAACCTCGACCCGGCGATCTGCCTGGCGCCCTGGGAAGTCGTGGCGCCCGAGGCTCGCAAGGTCCTGGCCGCGGGCGGCGGCCGGCCGGGCCACGTGTTCAACCTGGGCCACGGGGTGCTGCCCGAGACCGACCCTGATGTGCTGCACCGGATCGTCGACCTGGTCCATGAGGAGGGTCGGATCGGATGACGCCGAGCGACGAGGTGGTGGTGGTCGGCGGCGGCATCACCGGCCTGGCGGCGGCGTGGGAGCTCTCGCAACCGGCGGGCGGCGGCAGTCCCGCCCGGGTGACGGTGCTCGAGGCGGCGACGCGCCTCGGCGGCAAGATCGACCGCCAGGACCTGGCCGGCGAGCCGGTCGACGCCGGGCCCGACGCCTTCCTCGCCCGGGTGCCTGATGCCGTGGCCCTGTGCCAGGAGCTCGGGCTGGGCGAGGAGCTGGTCGCTCCCGCCACCAACACGGCACTCATCTGGACGCGGGGCCATCTGCGGCGCCTGCCCGACGACACCGTGCTGGGGGTCCCCACGCGGCTTCGGACGCTCGGGGCCTCGAAGATCGTCTCGCCGGCCGGGCTGGCCCGCGCCGGCCTCGACCTGATCCTTCCCGCTGACGCCTCCGCCGACGACCGCTCCGTCGCCGCCCTCGTCGACGCCCGGTTCGGTCGCGAGGTGCGCGAGCGCCTGGTCGACCCGCTCCTGGGTGGCATCCACGCCGGGTCGACCGAGCACCTGAGCCTGGCTGCCACCGCCCCCCAGCTCGACGCGGCAAGACGCGAGCACCGAAGCCTGCTGCGCGGCCTGCGTCCGCCGCCACGCGATCCCGGCGCCGCGCCCAACCCCGTCTTCCTCGCCCCGCGCCGCGGGCTCGGCCAGCTCGTCCAGGCACTGGCGCGCCAGCTGGCCGAGCGTGGCGTAGAGCTGCGCACCGCGGTCGCGGTCGAGAAGCTCGAGCGAGCGGAGGGACGGTGGGAGGTGGGCACGCCTCATGGGCCCGTCGTGGCGGACGCGGTCGTCCTGACCGTGCCGTCCTTCGTGGCCTCGGACCTGGTGGCGTCCCAACTACCGGAGGCGGCGTGCGAGCTCGATGCCGTCGAGCACGCGTCGGTGGTCCTCGTCACCCTGGCCTATCCGTCCCACGCCGTCTCGATGACGCCGGAAGTCAGTGGGTTTCTCGTTCCCCGGGTCGACGGGCGCCTCATGACCGCGTGCACCTGGCTGTCGGCCAAGTGGCCGCACCTGGCGCGCCCCGGCACGACCTTGCTGCGGGCGTCAGCCGGCCGCTGGGGAGACGAACGCGCCTTGGACATGGCCGACGAGGAGCTTGTAGGCCTACTGCGGGCGGAGCTGCAGGAGGCCATGGGGATCAGCGCACCTCCCGACGCTGTCGCCATCGCTCGCTGGCCTCGCGCCTTCCCGCAGTACCAGGTCGGGCACATGGAGCGTGTGGCCCGGATCGAGGCCGCGCTGGCC
Proteins encoded:
- a CDS encoding ATP-binding domain-containing protein yields the protein MPHPDLQSEQAYIDHAYERLAAMRDAARRRLEAVLDQGKGGTHQARQERDVIVRSSLQRLDQLEIGRHALCFGRIDRAGPDGAAAGPGGRPAGTAGPGARPEDTDGAGETFYIGRLAVSGADHEPLVVDWRAPIAEPFYRATARHPMGLVRRRHFSTDGRRLLGIEDELLTLPSGEPGGQDGLADGDTEGRVGSGALLAALERTRSGHMRDIVATVQREQDEIIRAPLPGVVVVQGGPGTGKTAVALHRAAYLLYTHRFPLERQGLLVVGPNRVFLRYIEQVLPSLGENGVVLGTAESLVPGVDARGSDDPGTAALKGEIRMATLIARAVRDRQRALTRDVEVPFGSAVLRFTAQVSAEVVTAVRRRPGTHNSRRRQLETLVGRRLLAQYRESLARAGAADRVAGFELEDDEFISEVRRVPALAEALDRMWPRLRPEELLHDLYGAPALLRLAGRRAGLADPEVGALHRPRSSSLDEIPWSVADIPLIDEARVLLGPVSSGGEDDLRSYGHIVVDEAQDLSPMQLRMVSRRSLSGSMTVVGDLAQATGPVAPKAWTDVLAHLAPGRAARTVELSVNYRTPDEVMRVSSHVLRVAAPWVDPPRSVRVTGEAPAVVAAGPGGLVAEVVARSAREAALVRGGTVGVVAPGSLAPALAEGLSRAGLSFGDASRDGLDFAITVVPVEVVKGLEFDSVVVVEPASIVDEEPQGLRALYVALTRATRRLTVVHEHPLPSAMAPSTGSPEPVGADVIGSGPFD
- the hemE gene encoding uroporphyrinogen decarboxylase codes for the protein MPLEDSPFLRACRCRPVDRVPVWFMRQAGRSLPEYRALRGDGSVLEAIVQPELAAELTLQPVRRYGVDAAILFSDIVVPVAAIGFGVDVVPGVGPVVDSPFSGPADLARIRPLEAEEDIPYVLDAVRLVVQELNVPLIGFAGGPFTVASYLIEGGPPRTYTRTKTLMRTDPTTWAQLVELLADQALASLRAQVLAGATAIQLFDSWVGVLSPDDYRDLVLPATTRIFTGLADLGVPRIHFGVGTGELLALMATAGADVVGVDWRVPLDAARQRVGPRRAVQGNLDPAICLAPWEVVAPEARKVLAAGGGRPGHVFNLGHGVLPETDPDVLHRIVDLVHEEGRIG
- the hemG gene encoding protoporphyrinogen oxidase, whose product is MTPSDEVVVVGGGITGLAAAWELSQPAGGGSPARVTVLEAATRLGGKIDRQDLAGEPVDAGPDAFLARVPDAVALCQELGLGEELVAPATNTALIWTRGHLRRLPDDTVLGVPTRLRTLGASKIVSPAGLARAGLDLILPADASADDRSVAALVDARFGREVRERLVDPLLGGIHAGSTEHLSLAATAPQLDAARREHRSLLRGLRPPPRDPGAAPNPVFLAPRRGLGQLVQALARQLAERGVELRTAVAVEKLERAEGRWEVGTPHGPVVADAVVLTVPSFVASDLVASQLPEAACELDAVEHASVVLVTLAYPSHAVSMTPEVSGFLVPRVDGRLMTACTWLSAKWPHLARPGTTLLRASAGRWGDERALDMADEELVGLLRAELQEAMGISAPPDAVAIARWPRAFPQYQVGHMERVARIEAALARQPGLVAAGASYGGVGIPACIGQGRRAARAVLDQLTAGARR